The Bradyrhizobium sp. WBAH42 genome includes a window with the following:
- a CDS encoding patatin-like phospholipase family protein — MTDHSPESASVPANAQRVLVLQGGGALGSYQAGAFQALCGYGFDPEWVAGISIGAVNAAIIAGNEGRARVERLKEFWEMVSAPVPWKPVGKSDHSRELFNSTSAALIATFGVPGFFTPRIPPAPLWPPGHPEAESYYDTAPLKKTLERLVDFDRINDLKTRLSVGAVGVTSGNFKYFDNYEFKKRGKKIGPEHIMASGALPPGFPSVVIDGEHYWDGGIASNTPLDYVLDAEVARDMLIFQVDLFSARGDLPNSLLEAAEREKDIRYSSRTRMNTDKNKQLHNARRAVRDLIGKLPDYLRNDPSVEFLAKVSRESTVTVVHLIYRSKNYESSSKDYDFSHVAMVEHWEAGVRDVHLSMRHKDWLERPQSGETMVTYDLTGDVTAPPAKRSE; from the coding sequence GCGGCGGCGCGCTCGGCTCCTACCAGGCCGGCGCCTTTCAGGCGCTGTGCGGCTACGGCTTCGATCCGGAATGGGTCGCCGGCATCTCGATCGGCGCGGTCAATGCCGCCATCATCGCCGGCAACGAGGGGCGCGCCCGCGTCGAGCGGCTCAAGGAATTCTGGGAAATGGTGTCGGCCCCGGTGCCGTGGAAGCCGGTCGGCAAGAGCGACCACAGCCGCGAGCTGTTCAATTCCACCAGTGCTGCGCTGATCGCGACCTTCGGCGTGCCCGGCTTCTTCACGCCGCGCATTCCGCCGGCGCCGCTGTGGCCGCCGGGGCATCCCGAAGCGGAAAGCTATTACGACACCGCGCCGCTGAAGAAGACGCTGGAGCGTCTCGTCGATTTCGACCGCATCAACGATCTGAAGACACGCCTGTCGGTCGGCGCGGTCGGCGTCACCTCGGGCAATTTCAAATATTTCGACAATTACGAGTTCAAGAAGCGCGGCAAGAAGATCGGCCCCGAACACATCATGGCCTCCGGCGCGCTGCCGCCGGGATTTCCTTCCGTCGTCATCGATGGCGAGCATTATTGGGACGGCGGCATCGCCTCCAACACCCCGCTCGACTACGTGCTCGATGCCGAGGTCGCACGCGACATGCTGATCTTCCAGGTCGATCTGTTTTCCGCGCGTGGCGACCTGCCGAATTCGCTGCTGGAGGCCGCCGAGCGCGAGAAGGACATCCGCTATTCCAGCCGCACGCGGATGAACACCGACAAGAACAAGCAGCTGCACAACGCCCGCAGGGCGGTGCGCGATCTGATCGGCAAATTGCCGGACTACCTCAGGAACGATCCTTCCGTCGAATTCCTGGCGAAAGTGTCGCGCGAAAGCACCGTCACCGTGGTGCATCTGATCTACCGCAGCAAGAACTACGAATCCTCGTCCAAGGATTACGATTTCTCGCACGTCGCCATGGTCGAGCATTGGGAAGCCGGCGTGCGCGACGTGCACCTGTCGATGCGCCACAAGGATTGGCTGGAGCGGCCGCAGTCCGGCGAGACCATGGTGACCTACGATCTCACGGGGGACGTCACCGCGCCCCCGGCAAAAAGGAGTGAATAG
- a CDS encoding 3-hydroxybutyrate dehydrogenase — MGTLSGKNAVVTGSTSGIGLAYARAFAAAGANVVINGFGAPEDIEKERTKIENDFGVKAVYSPADMTKPAEIAGMIALGEKSFGSVDVLVNNAGIQFVSPIEEFPPEKWDQIIAINLSSAFHAIRAAVPGMKKKGWGRIINTASAHSLVASPFKSAYVSAKHGIAGLTKTVALEVATHKITCNCISPGYVWTPLVEKQIPDTMKARGLTREQVINDVLLDAQPTKEFVTSEQVAALALFLCSDDAAQITGTNLSIDGGWTAE; from the coding sequence ATGGGTACTCTGTCAGGCAAGAACGCCGTCGTGACCGGATCGACCAGCGGCATTGGGCTCGCTTACGCACGCGCCTTCGCCGCCGCCGGTGCCAATGTCGTCATAAACGGTTTCGGCGCGCCGGAGGACATCGAGAAGGAGCGCACCAAGATCGAGAACGATTTCGGCGTGAAGGCGGTCTACTCCCCCGCCGACATGACCAAGCCCGCCGAGATCGCCGGCATGATCGCGCTCGGCGAGAAGTCGTTCGGATCGGTCGACGTCCTCGTCAACAACGCCGGAATCCAGTTCGTCTCGCCGATCGAGGAATTCCCGCCGGAGAAATGGGACCAGATCATCGCAATCAATTTGTCCTCGGCGTTCCACGCCATCCGCGCCGCGGTGCCCGGCATGAAGAAGAAGGGGTGGGGCCGCATCATCAACACGGCGTCGGCGCATTCGCTGGTGGCCTCGCCCTTCAAGTCGGCCTACGTCTCGGCCAAGCACGGCATCGCCGGTCTCACCAAGACCGTGGCGCTGGAAGTCGCGACCCACAAGATCACCTGCAACTGCATCAGCCCCGGGTATGTCTGGACCCCGCTGGTGGAGAAGCAGATCCCCGACACCATGAAGGCGCGCGGCCTGACGCGCGAGCAGGTCATCAACGATGTCCTGCTCGATGCGCAGCCGACCAAGGAGTTCGTCACCTCCGAGCAGGTCGCCGCGCTCGCGCTGTTCCTGTGCAGCGACGACGCCGCCCAGATCACCGGCACCAACCTCTCGATCGACGGCGGCTGGACCGCGGAGTAA